Below is a genomic region from Henckelia pumila isolate YLH828 chromosome 3, ASM3356847v2, whole genome shotgun sequence.
CGTAATATGATAGATGTAGCTGCAGGGGGAAACCTGTTAATAAAAATCACCAAAGGAAGGCTACGAGTTGATTGAGGATATGGCATCAAGCAATTATCAGCATCAACATGAGAGAAATGCAATGCAAAAATCCACAGTAATTCATCAAGTAGATGTGTTTACTTCAGTGGAGACTCATCTTGAAGtcatgaataaaaatatttatgagcTAATTATGGGAAGTTTTTCAATGCGCATTCAAGAAGTGTGGTGTGAAAAGTGTGGTGTTGAACATTTCATTAAAGACTGTTAGATTGGAAATCCATTCTATCAACCGGAGGGAGTTATAGTAAATCATGTAGGAAATCAAATCCACCCTAGGTATGATCCTTTCTCGAACACATATAATCCAGGGGGGAAACAACATCTGAATTTCTCATGGGGAGGACATAACAACAGGAAGTATGGGAACCAAAATTACAGAAAACAACATCAAGAAGAGAAATCAAGCTTGGAGAAGATGATGCAAAAGTTTATATCATCCTCTGAGACCAGAATGCAGAATCAGGATGCTTCGATAAAGAATTTGGAGAATCAGATAGGGCTGTTAGCTAAAGCAATGTCCAGTAGAGATCTTGGTACCTTACCAAGTGACACCGAAAATAACCCCAAAGAGCAGGTGAAGGCCATAGAATTAAGAAGTGGAAATAAAGTTGAAACTGAGAGACAATAAACGAAAGCGACATAAGTCATTGATGTACCTGAGAAAACATCAGGTTAGTCCTCTAATTCTACACCACCACCCACATCACAATCAAACTTTGTTATTCCACCACCTTTTCCTACAGCTCTCAAGAAGGCCAAGCTAGATGCTCAGTTTGCGAAATTCCTAAAAATattcaagaaattgaatatCATCATTCCATTTGTCGACGCATTGATGCAAATGCCCAGCTATTCCAAGTTCTTGAAGGAGATTCTTTCCAACAAGAGAAAATTAGAAGAGCATGCATTGGTCATTTTAACAGAAAGTTGCTCAACACTGGTTCAGAACAATATCCCTCCAAAGCAAAAATATACACGGAGTTTTTCTATTCCTTGAATGATTAGTGATATTCATTTTCAAAAAACATTATGTGACTTAGGTGCTAGCATAAATCTGATGTCATACTCTGTTTTTAGGAAACTGGGTTTGGGGGAACCAAAATCCACAAGGATGTCATTACAGTTGGCTGACAGGTCTATAAAACATCCAAGAGGGATAATAAAGGATGTACTGGTGAAATTAGACAAATTCATCTTTTCGATGGATTTTGTAGTACTGGACATGGAGGAAGATTTGGATATGCCGCTTATTTTGGGAAGACTTTTCCTGGCGACAGAAAAAGCACTCATAGATGTCCAAAAGGGAGAATTACTTCTGAGAGTGGGAGATGATAAAATTGcctttgatgtttttaatgcgCTCAAATGTTCACATCTTTATGAGGAATGTTTCAGATTGATGTTGTTGACTCACTTGTTTATAATTTTGTGCAAGATACACTACAAGAACCTTTAGAAGCCGCACTTGCATCTCATTTCCATGAGGAAGACATCAATGAAGGAAAAAAAGAAATGACTGCTTACTTGAATGAGAATCAACCTGTGCGAAGAGGTGGCAGGCTTTACAACAATTTGGTGTACTTCAAGATTTTGCAATGCGGCAATTGCAAGTATCACCCTGATTGAAGTTATTCTCGTTACTGGAGAATAAGTATCAAAGTAATCAAACCCTCCACATTGAAGGTAACCTTTTATTACCAATATGGATTTATACTTATCTATTGTTCCATcttatttcattttttgtttaaaaatcaATTTATAACCTAGTGGTTTGCTTCCCAGAGGAAGTTCCACTAGTTTCCATGTATGGTTTGCAAAATGGATTCCATTTCTGAGTTTATAGCTTCTTTCCATTGAGGTCCTTCAGATGAATTCACAGCTTTTTTTAAGCTTTGAGGTTCACTTTCCATCATGAAAGTGATGAAATTCGGACCTAAGGATTTCTCAGTCCTAGCTCTCTTGCTACGTCTAGGTTCAACCTCGTACTTAACCTCTTGTTCTTTTTCCATTGTCTCATGTAATCTTTTGGATGAACTAGGTTCTTCCTTATATTTGCAAGAAAACACATGTTCAAAGAACGAGGAATTTCTTGATTCCATTATCGTATTCTTATGAATGTCAGGAATTTGAGATTGATATACAAGGAATCGATAAGTGCTGTTGTTGTGTCTATATCCAATGAAAATGCAATCAATGATTTTTGGTCCAAACTCACCTTTTTTGGAGTACGTATGACTTGGCAAGACAACCCCACACTCGTAAGTGTTGGTAGGAAGGTGCCATTCCTTTCCTCATTGTCAGATTCCTCAAGATTTGCAAACATCTCTTTGTCACAGCAAACATGGCGAGTAGCACCAGTGTCGATCTACCACTCCCTTGGGTTTGAACCCACTAGATTAACTTCAGAGATTACACCACATAGATTCATGTTCGAAACCTCTTGAGATATGTTCTCTACCATATTAACCTCTCAGTTTTTCTTCGAGTTTTTGCACTCAGAGACCTTGTGACCATTTAACATAATAGTTGTAGCATTTcccaaataaatttttcttcGAAATACCTCCTTTTTGTCTCATTTTCATCCTTTTGTTGGAAGGTGTAAATTTTCTCCTTTTCGATCTTTGGCCATGCTCGACAACATTTGCTTTAGCAAAAACTGGAGAAAACAATTGTCTTTAAGAGCTCTTGTTGTCTTCCTCGATACGAAGTCGAACAATgagttcttcaatattcatcTCCTTGCGCTTGTGTTTCAAGTAGTTCTTCCATGCTGGTGGTAGCTTTTCAACAATGGCAGTCACTTGGAAGGATTCACTCAATGTCATCCCCAACCGGCTTGGATTCCACCATATTAAAATGCAAAAAGTGGTCTACGAGAAACTTATACTCGGTTTTGTATTTTCTTTCAAGGGATTCCAAAAGCTCCTTGGCCGATTTCTTTTCGCAGTACATATTGTAGAGCCAGTCGGCCAATCCATTCAGTACGTAATTTAGGCAAAGGAAATCAGAATGATTCCATGCCTCCAAAGCACTGACGGATTCCACATCTCCCTCACCATCCTTGAGTTTAGGAGCATCCTCCGAGAGGAATCTGTCCAGGTTCAGCATCGTCAAGTAAAAGAGTATTTTCTCCTTCCACCTCTTGAAGTCCACACCAATAAACTTCCCTAGATTTTCTCCGTGACTGTTTGTAATAGGAACAACAACACCACGTGGGGCAACAGGAGAAGCAACACGAGTTGGAACCATGACAAGAGGAACAACAGGAGTAGTCTCACTTGAAGCAGAAGCCATTTCTGAAACAATTCACGTAATGAGCACAAGATATGTTTTAAGTTTGTTAGCCAAAATGCTAAACTCAAATTGAACAGAAACAATATACTAAAAACAAGTAATGATCGTAGTACAATACAACAGTATAACAAGTGCGTAAATACTGAATAGTAATAAACAAATGATTAAGCAGTAAGGAAACAGTAAATCAAACCAAGGCCTATAACTAATATAGTTTCCTTAAAACAAATTCCCCCACCCCTCCTTGGAGTGTGCTGCGAGGATTACACGGACGTCTTTTTTCCAGGATACAATGGAGAAACCTTGTAATAGCCTATCACGAAGGCACTACACCAACAAACAAAGATTGTACCTGAACAATATCACATCCACGAACTGGACAGGAGCAAGAAGAACAGAGTTCAAACAAAAATGAGCTCGAATTTTGTTGTGTGTATTGAAGGAGTGGAGGTTGCCTCTATTATAGGCACACAGGTCCATCTGAAAGgccaaaaattaataaaataaaatagcaaaagGTGGCCAACACTGGGTATGCGATTTTTGTCTTGATCGGTCCGACATTCGACGCACCCAATAGCCTAGCACGAAGGCACTACACCGACGAAAAAAGATTGTACTTGAACAATATCACTTCCATGAACTGGACATGAGCAAGAAGAACAGAGTGCAAAGAAAAGAGGAGCTCGAATTTTGTTGTGTGTATTGAAGGACCGGAGgttgcctctatttataggcacggGGGTCCATCAGAAAGgccaaaaattaataaaataaaatagcaaaagGTGGCCAATATTGGATATGCGATTTTTACCTTGATCGGTCCGACATTCGACGCACCAATATTGCGCTCGTAACACCTGCACACAAATCAAGTCTTTTCCATTTACATCCACGAACCATATTGTTTATGATAGGTTGGttgttga
It encodes:
- the LOC140890171 gene encoding uncharacterized protein — protein: MAEEEQPRQNVNRSMLECSQPSINGASPSIIRPAFRANQFEIKPAIIQMIQNSVQFGGTSIHDPNAHIANFLKICDTFKHRGVSDDAIRLRLFPFSLRDKAKAWLNSLSAGSITTWEDMAKAFLTKYFPPSKSMKLRTDIKTFSQSEQETLKYGNQNYRKQHQEEKSSLEKMMQKFISSSETRMQNQDASIKNLENQIGLLAKAMSSRDLGTLPSDTENNPKEQSSNSTPPPTSQSNFVIPPPFPTALKKAKLDAQFAKFLKIFKKLNIIIPFVDALMQMPSYSKFLKEILSNKRKLEEHALVILTESASINLMSYSVFRKLGLGEPKSTRMSLQLADRSIKHPRGIIKDVLVKLDKFIFSMDFVVLDMEEDLDMPLILGRLFLATEKALIDVQKGELLLRVGDDKIAFDIDVVDSLVYNFVQDTLQEPLEAALASHFHEEDINEGKKEMTAYLNENQPVRRGGRLYNNLVYFKILQCGNCKYHPD